From a region of the Castanea sativa cultivar Marrone di Chiusa Pesio chromosome 10, ASM4071231v1 genome:
- the LOC142612269 gene encoding uncharacterized protein LOC142612269: MGGALRGHTQIQNFRDVINECGFIDLRFEGPKFSWSKHFTDGHSIWERSDRGLVNSEFLLKYPVLKVSHLRCVSSDRVPIFINLSGLEAPPKKNVFRFEEMWMFDSHCGEIVEAAWISVEEGNILKKIEKCSKDLEWWEKTFFGNVRRDLEEKEIATYKVEAYVMRRGDNSQLRELKVEIHVLMDRETRLWSQRPRVLWLQNGDSNSKFFHNKETQRFRKNTILGINDRGGNWQVQPNLIGDIIVDFFGELFTTCNSAMGEDSLSFIP, translated from the coding sequence ATGGGGGGAGCTTTGAGGGGTCACActcaaatccaaaattttagagATGTTATTAATGAATGCGGTTTCATTGACTTGAGATTTGAGGGTCCCAAATTTTCTTGGAGTAAACACTTCACTGATGGTCATTCCATATGGGAACGGTCGGATAGAGGGTTGGTGAATAGCGAGTTCCTTCTAAAATATCCAGTTTTGAAGGTGTCTCATCTCAGATGTGTGTCATCAGACCGTGTACCAATTTTTATCAACCTTTCAGGTTTGGAGGCTCCACCTAAGAAAAATGTGTTTCGTTTTGAGGAGATGTGGATGTTTGATTCACACTGTGGTGAAATAGTGGAGGCGGCATGGATAAGTGTAGAGGAAGgcaacattttgaaaaaaatagaaaaatgtagtAAAGACTTAGAGTGGTGGGAGAAGACTTTCTTTGGTAATGTTAggagggatttggaggaaaAAGAAATTGCTACCTATAAAGTTGAGGCCTATGTAATGAGGAGAGGAGATAATTCTCAGCTTAGAGAATTAAAAGTTGAAATTCATGTACTCATGGATAGAGAAACCCGATTATGGAGCCAAAGACCAAGAGTGCTATGGTTGCAGAACGGTGACAGCAATTCCAAGTTCTTTCACAACAAAGAAACTCAGCGGTTTAGGAAAAATACCATTCTTGGAATTAATGATAGAGGTGGAAATTGGCAAGTGCAACCAAATTTGATTGGAGACatcattgttgatttttttggggAGTTGTTCACCACATGTAATTCGGCCATGGGAGAGGATTCACTCTCCTTCATTCCATAA